In Thiovibrio frasassiensis, one DNA window encodes the following:
- a CDS encoding ABC transporter ATP-binding protein — MQDTAPEAPCFFEARDIYKEYRNHGNLQVLAGVNLRLVTGEMVAVVGASGTGKTTLLHILGALDQPSQGQLFYRGENVFEKTDDQLAQFRNQVIGFVFQFHHLLPEFDALENVLLPGLIAGQKRSALVGYAEYLLDRVGVLNRASHKVGELSGGEQQRVALARALVMKPAVLLADEPTGNLDPKSGLKVFELIRELSETLSLATVMVTHNLELSRRMSRCLTLRDGGLFETRDESKDS, encoded by the coding sequence ATGCAAGACACCGCACCGGAAGCACCCTGTTTTTTTGAAGCGCGGGATATTTACAAGGAATATCGTAACCACGGTAATCTGCAGGTCCTTGCCGGGGTTAATCTGCGGTTGGTCACCGGGGAAATGGTCGCGGTGGTCGGCGCTTCCGGCACCGGAAAAACAACCCTACTGCATATTCTCGGGGCCCTCGATCAGCCCAGCCAGGGGCAGCTTTTTTACCGGGGCGAAAATGTTTTTGAGAAAACCGATGACCAACTGGCCCAATTCCGCAATCAGGTTATTGGGTTTGTCTTTCAGTTTCATCATTTGCTGCCGGAGTTCGACGCCCTGGAAAACGTTCTGCTCCCTGGGCTCATCGCCGGGCAGAAACGGTCCGCCCTCGTCGGGTATGCGGAATATCTTCTCGATCGGGTTGGTGTCTTGAATCGTGCCAGCCACAAGGTGGGGGAGCTTTCCGGCGGTGAGCAGCAGCGGGTTGCGCTGGCCCGGGCCTTGGTCATGAAGCCTGCGGTTCTTCTTGCGGACGAGCCCACCGGGAACCTTGATCCGAAAAGCGGCCTCAAGGTTTTTGAGCTCATTCGGGAGTTGAGCGAGACCCTTTCGCTGGCAACGGTCATGGTGACGCATAACCTTGAGCTGTCCCGGCGGATGAGCCGTTGTCTCACCTTGCGAGACGGGGGCTTGTTCGAAACCCGGGATGAGAGCAAAGATTCTTGA
- a CDS encoding glycogen/starch/alpha-glucan phosphorylase gives MNDKIPQGPYCAVFKSLTKKDFLSTINHHMLSFLGRDPQRAGSRDLYKALAYTIRDFLVERWIATQKGYYAKGKKRVYYLSLEFLIGRSLGNSLINLGFYDEMAGVLQEMGYDLEEIREEEDDAALGNGGLGRLAACFLDSLATLGIPAYGYGIRYEYGLFYQRIVDGFQMEYPDNWLRYGTPWEFERPQNLYPVKYYGRVQRYRNNKGELRTEWIETKEIMAMACDVLVPGFNNDNVINMRLWTAKASREIDLGSFNRGNYISAVQEKVQSETISKVLYPSDDIREGQELRLKQQYFFVAATFQDILRRHKKKHEGFDSFADEIAVQLNDTHPAIAIPEFMRILVDEESVPWDKAWQICVGTFGYTNHTLMPEALETWPVELLGRVLPRHLEIIYEINRRFLELVAARYPGRDDLLREMSIIEESPVKRVRMAYLAIVGSHSVNGVAELHTHLLKTRLFKNFHDFYPGRFNCKTNGITQRRWLLKCNPGLAGLITDTIGGEWVTNLDYLRNLEPYAEQAKFRQKWAKVKTENKKRLAALIKQECGVVVNPNTMFDVQVKRIHEYKRQLLNVLHVITLYHRIANGEDTDSPPRTVVFGGKAAPSYFKAKLIIKLINSVAEVINNDSRVGDRLKVAFIPNYGVSVAEKIFPASDLSEQISTAGTEASGTGNMKFSLNGALTIGTLDGANIEILEEVGAENIFIFGMTTEEVEAARQNPDHNAFTVYRDNPEVKRTLDSIGNGSFSRGDTALFAPIVEGLLNSNDPYLLLLDLEDYLRCQKEVGALYLDQPNWIRKSILNVARMGKFSSDRTIREYAREIWGVPVD, from the coding sequence ATGAATGACAAGATCCCGCAAGGCCCGTATTGTGCCGTTTTTAAATCGCTCACCAAGAAGGATTTTCTCAGCACGATCAACCACCACATGCTGAGTTTTCTCGGCCGTGACCCGCAACGGGCCGGAAGCAGGGATCTCTACAAGGCCCTGGCCTACACCATCCGTGATTTTTTGGTCGAGCGCTGGATTGCAACGCAAAAGGGGTATTACGCCAAGGGCAAGAAGCGGGTCTACTATCTCTCCCTGGAGTTTCTTATCGGCCGGTCGTTGGGCAACAGCCTGATCAACCTCGGCTTTTATGATGAGATGGCCGGCGTTTTGCAAGAAATGGGCTACGATCTTGAGGAAATCCGGGAGGAGGAGGACGATGCCGCCCTCGGTAACGGCGGCCTCGGCCGGCTGGCCGCCTGTTTTCTCGATTCCCTGGCAACCTTGGGCATTCCGGCCTACGGATATGGCATCCGCTATGAGTACGGCCTTTTTTATCAGCGCATCGTGGACGGTTTCCAGATGGAATATCCCGACAACTGGCTGCGCTACGGTACCCCCTGGGAGTTTGAAAGGCCCCAAAATCTGTATCCGGTCAAATATTACGGCCGGGTGCAGCGCTACCGCAACAACAAGGGGGAATTGCGGACCGAGTGGATCGAGACGAAAGAGATTATGGCCATGGCCTGTGATGTCCTGGTGCCCGGCTTTAACAATGACAATGTCATCAATATGCGTCTCTGGACCGCCAAGGCCTCTCGTGAGATCGATCTCGGCTCCTTCAATCGGGGCAACTACATCTCGGCCGTGCAGGAAAAGGTGCAGTCGGAAACGATTTCCAAGGTGCTCTATCCCTCGGACGATATCCGGGAGGGGCAGGAACTGCGCCTCAAGCAGCAATACTTTTTCGTAGCCGCCACCTTTCAGGATATCCTCCGCCGGCATAAAAAAAAGCACGAGGGGTTCGATTCGTTTGCCGATGAGATCGCCGTCCAGCTCAACGATACCCATCCGGCCATCGCCATCCCGGAATTCATGCGGATCCTGGTGGACGAGGAGTCGGTTCCCTGGGATAAGGCGTGGCAGATCTGTGTCGGCACCTTTGGCTACACCAATCATACCCTGATGCCGGAGGCCCTGGAGACCTGGCCCGTGGAGTTACTGGGCAGGGTGCTGCCCCGGCACCTTGAGATCATCTACGAGATCAATCGCCGGTTCCTTGAGTTGGTTGCGGCCCGGTATCCGGGCCGGGACGATTTGCTGCGGGAGATGTCCATCATCGAGGAAAGCCCGGTGAAAAGGGTGCGCATGGCGTATCTGGCCATCGTGGGCAGCCATTCGGTCAATGGGGTGGCAGAGCTCCACACCCATCTTCTCAAGACCAGGCTTTTTAAGAATTTTCACGACTTTTATCCCGGCCGCTTTAATTGCAAGACCAACGGCATAACCCAGCGGCGCTGGCTGCTCAAATGCAATCCCGGCCTGGCCGGCTTGATCACCGACACCATCGGCGGCGAATGGGTCACCAATCTTGATTACCTGCGCAACCTTGAGCCCTATGCCGAGCAGGCGAAGTTTCGCCAGAAATGGGCCAAGGTGAAAACGGAGAACAAAAAAAGGCTGGCCGCCCTTATCAAACAGGAGTGCGGGGTGGTGGTCAATCCCAATACCATGTTCGACGTCCAGGTGAAGCGGATCCACGAGTACAAACGGCAGCTGCTCAATGTCCTGCATGTTATCACCCTCTACCACCGGATCGCCAACGGCGAGGATACGGATTCTCCCCCCCGCACCGTTGTGTTTGGGGGCAAGGCCGCGCCCTCCTATTTTAAGGCAAAATTGATCATCAAGTTGATCAATTCGGTGGCCGAGGTGATCAACAACGATTCCCGGGTGGGCGATCGCCTTAAAGTGGCGTTCATCCCCAATTATGGTGTGTCGGTTGCCGAAAAGATCTTTCCGGCCTCAGACCTTTCCGAGCAGATCTCCACCGCGGGCACGGAGGCCTCCGGCACCGGAAATATGAAATTTTCCTTGAATGGCGCCCTGACCATCGGCACCCTGGACGGGGCCAATATCGAGATCCTCGAGGAGGTGGGGGCAGAGAATATCTTCATCTTTGGCATGACCACGGAAGAGGTCGAGGCGGCCCGCCAGAATCCAGACCACAACGCCTTTACTGTCTATCGCGACAATCCGGAGGTGAAACGTACCCTGGACAGCATTGGCAACGGCTCTTTCAGTCGGGGCGATACCGCCCTGTTTGCTCCCATCGTCGAGGGGTTGCTCAATAGCAATGATCCCTATCTGCTGCTGCTCGACCTGGAGGATTATCTCCGCTGCCAGAAAGAGGTGGGCGCGCTGTATCTTGATCAGCCGAACTGGATCCGTAAATCCATTCTCAATGTGGCCCGGATGGGCAAATTTTCCAGCGATCGGACCATCCGGGAATATGCCCGTGAGATATGGGGAGTTCCGGTGGATTAA
- the bamA gene encoding outer membrane protein assembly factor BamA — MKIVVLALALFVSLGFLPLAGAAVAAGLEPNTVMIPPRINAQAGVEQLLALSDKTLKEVVQSKGLAMLSREEVQAKLGYEHWPPKVEAVKPLIASPAVNYVAVGSITKLGEQLSLDYVVYDIFGNNPPKFYYQVSNNEAELQKSFNQMVNDILSHTGQYFLVQSIAIAGNTRVDSGAILRQVKSQAGDRYAPELLRADLKNIFQMGYFDDVQILVTDTEKGKEITFQVTEKAVIGQVLVNGENELEEKEVKEVVSVSPNTIINTKEVQTSVENIRKLYKDKGFYRTNVAAKLNYVADDKVNVTFDIEEGVKMYIKGIRFVGNKAFTEKELRKEMTTSEKGLLSWFTESGKLKRDLLEQDRSRIGAMYHNSGYIEAKISEPEISDEGDWLYVTFDIQEGDRYRVGTIEIEGDIVGEKNDLFSLLELSKEKFFSRKILREDVLRLTDRYAESGYAFAEVDPKLSKNEEDKRMDLSLKVAQGTLVHINRINIKGNTRTRDKVIRREMQVKEGGLLDASAVRKSSERLQRLEFFEEVNVTPEPTVQEDLMDVVVEVKEKATGTFSVGAGYSSVDNMMFMGEVSEKNFLGKGQHLSLQANVSSRSSRYNFSFTEPHLNDTKLLFGYDIYNWSREYDDYTKDSTGGALRFGYPIWNKWMLGWAYGYDDTKMTDVLLDNVSQSILDSLDIETTSFFRIGVSKDTRNKFTDASTGWLTSYSIKQAGGPLGGDSAFTKYEATSGWYYPLWWDTTFHVKGSIGYVTENEDKKLPVFEKFYLGGLNTIRGFDSGKISPLELNPDGTTYSKVGGEKMWYGNVEYIFPLVSEIGLKGLVFFDLGNVYTDSDTWDVADLRYSTGVGFRWLSPMGPLRLEWGYNLDPKEGEKQGVWDFSIGGAF, encoded by the coding sequence ATGAAGATTGTTGTTCTCGCCCTTGCTCTTTTTGTAAGCCTGGGTTTTCTGCCTTTGGCAGGAGCGGCCGTTGCTGCGGGGCTCGAGCCGAATACCGTTATGATCCCCCCCCGGATCAATGCCCAGGCCGGAGTTGAGCAGCTGCTTGCCCTGAGTGACAAGACTCTGAAGGAGGTAGTGCAGAGTAAGGGATTGGCAATGCTTTCCAGGGAGGAAGTACAGGCGAAACTCGGTTATGAGCATTGGCCCCCCAAGGTTGAGGCCGTCAAGCCCTTGATTGCCTCTCCTGCCGTCAACTATGTGGCGGTTGGCAGTATTACCAAGCTTGGGGAACAGCTCAGCCTGGACTATGTCGTCTATGACATCTTCGGCAACAATCCACCCAAATTTTATTATCAGGTCAGCAACAACGAGGCCGAGCTGCAGAAATCTTTTAACCAGATGGTTAACGATATTCTCTCGCACACCGGGCAATATTTTCTTGTGCAGTCCATTGCCATTGCCGGGAATACCCGGGTGGATTCCGGGGCCATTTTGCGTCAGGTGAAAAGCCAGGCAGGGGATCGCTATGCTCCGGAACTGTTGCGGGCGGATTTGAAAAACATCTTTCAGATGGGTTACTTTGACGATGTGCAGATCCTAGTGACCGATACGGAAAAAGGCAAGGAGATCACCTTTCAGGTCACGGAAAAAGCGGTAATCGGCCAGGTGCTCGTTAATGGAGAAAATGAGCTTGAGGAGAAAGAGGTGAAAGAGGTGGTGAGTGTTTCGCCCAACACCATCATCAACACCAAGGAGGTGCAGACCTCCGTTGAAAACATCCGCAAGCTTTATAAAGACAAGGGGTTTTATCGGACCAACGTTGCCGCCAAGCTCAACTATGTTGCTGATGACAAGGTGAATGTTACCTTTGATATCGAAGAAGGCGTCAAGATGTATATCAAGGGCATCCGTTTTGTCGGCAACAAGGCCTTCACTGAAAAGGAATTGCGCAAGGAGATGACCACCTCGGAAAAAGGGTTGCTCTCCTGGTTTACCGAGTCGGGCAAGCTGAAGCGTGATCTGCTTGAGCAGGATCGTTCCCGGATCGGCGCAATGTATCATAACAGCGGCTATATCGAAGCCAAGATCAGCGAACCGGAGATCAGCGATGAAGGCGACTGGCTGTATGTTACCTTTGATATCCAGGAAGGCGATCGCTACCGGGTCGGCACCATTGAAATCGAGGGGGATATCGTTGGCGAGAAAAACGATCTGTTCAGCCTGCTTGAGTTGAGCAAGGAGAAGTTCTTCAGCCGCAAGATTCTGCGGGAGGATGTCCTGCGCTTGACGGACCGTTACGCGGAAAGTGGCTATGCCTTTGCCGAGGTTGACCCCAAGCTGAGCAAGAATGAGGAAGACAAACGCATGGATTTGTCGCTCAAGGTTGCCCAGGGAACTCTGGTGCACATTAACCGGATCAACATCAAGGGGAACACCCGGACCAGGGACAAGGTCATCCGGAGGGAAATGCAGGTCAAGGAGGGCGGCCTTCTTGATGCAAGCGCGGTCAGAAAGAGCAGCGAGCGGCTGCAGCGGCTTGAATTTTTCGAAGAGGTGAATGTCACCCCGGAGCCGACCGTGCAGGAGGATCTCATGGATGTTGTGGTCGAGGTCAAGGAAAAGGCCACCGGCACCTTCAGTGTCGGAGCCGGCTACAGCTCGGTGGATAACATGATGTTCATGGGCGAGGTCAGCGAGAAAAACTTCCTCGGCAAGGGCCAGCACCTCTCCTTGCAGGCCAACGTGAGCTCCCGCAGCAGCCGTTATAACTTCAGCTTTACCGAGCCCCACCTCAACGATACCAAGCTGTTGTTCGGCTATGATATCTATAACTGGTCCCGGGAATACGATGATTATACCAAGGATTCCACCGGCGGTGCCCTGCGTTTTGGCTATCCGATCTGGAACAAATGGATGCTGGGCTGGGCCTATGGCTATGATGATACCAAGATGACCGATGTGTTGCTGGACAATGTCTCGCAATCTATCCTTGATTCCTTGGACATCGAGACTACAAGCTTTTTTCGGATCGGTGTGAGCAAGGATACCCGGAATAAATTCACGGATGCCTCAACGGGCTGGCTTACCAGCTATTCCATCAAGCAGGCGGGCGGCCCCTTGGGCGGGGACAGTGCCTTTACCAAGTACGAGGCCACTTCCGGCTGGTATTATCCCCTGTGGTGGGATACAACCTTCCATGTCAAAGGCTCCATCGGCTATGTCACAGAAAATGAGGATAAGAAACTGCCGGTGTTTGAAAAATTCTATCTGGGCGGACTCAATACCATCCGCGGATTTGACAGCGGCAAGATCAGCCCTCTTGAGTTAAATCCGGATGGCACGACCTATTCCAAGGTCGGCGGTGAAAAGATGTGGTATGGCAATGTGGAGTATATCTTTCCCCTGGTCTCTGAGATTGGCCTGAAAGGTTTGGTGTTTTTTGACCTGGGCAACGTCTACACCGATTCGGACACCTGGGATGTCGCCGATCTTCGCTACAGCACCGGTGTTGGCTTTCGCTGGCTCTCGCCCATGGGGCCGCTGCGCCTTGAATGGGGCTACAATCTCGATCCGAAAGAAGGTGAGAAGCAGGGGGTTTGGGATTTCAGCATCGGCGGGGCCTTTTAG
- the lysS gene encoding lysine--tRNA ligase — protein sequence MEELNQVLKQRRQKAQELADLGVNLYANDFRPAHRISEVLAKNDNPDAPLEEGIKSVAGRIMALRKFGKAAFLHIQDESGRIQVYVKRDEVGVDAYQIFKKLDVGDIAGFGGTLFRTQTGELTIEAASVKPITKSLRPLPEKFHGLTDVETRYRQRYVDLIMNPEVRDTFRKRVEIIRLIRDFLTNRGFMEVETPMMQAIAGGATAKPFKTHHNALGMDLYLRIAPELYLKRLLVGGFEKVFEINRNFRNEGLSTRHNPEFTMLEFYQAFATYEDLMDLTEEMVSYIAAEVTGSMVVSYQGQEVDLSPPWKRYTMDEAIIEVGGVDKDILADPARTRQLLLDKGITLEPLAGHGKAKTELFELLVEERLVNPTFVTQYPTEVSPLARRNENNPEVTDRFELFMTGREIANAFSELNDPIDQKQRLQKQIDERGNDEEIFPVMDEDFVRALEYGMPPAAGEGIGIDRLVMLLTDSPSIRDVILFPHLRAENK from the coding sequence ATGGAAGAACTGAATCAGGTTTTGAAGCAACGTCGTCAAAAGGCTCAGGAGCTAGCAGATCTGGGCGTGAATCTCTATGCCAACGATTTTCGGCCTGCGCATCGGATCAGTGAGGTTCTGGCGAAAAACGATAACCCGGATGCGCCGCTGGAAGAAGGGATCAAGTCGGTTGCCGGCCGGATCATGGCCCTGCGCAAGTTCGGCAAGGCAGCCTTCCTCCATATCCAGGACGAATCGGGCCGGATCCAGGTGTATGTCAAACGGGACGAGGTTGGGGTGGATGCCTACCAGATCTTCAAGAAGCTCGATGTCGGCGATATCGCCGGTTTTGGCGGCACCCTGTTCCGCACCCAGACCGGAGAGCTGACCATCGAAGCGGCAAGTGTCAAGCCGATCACCAAATCCCTGCGTCCCTTGCCGGAGAAGTTTCACGGCCTCACCGATGTGGAAACCCGCTACCGTCAGCGTTATGTCGACCTGATCATGAACCCGGAGGTGCGCGACACCTTTCGCAAGCGGGTGGAGATCATCCGTTTGATCCGTGATTTTCTGACCAATCGGGGTTTCATGGAGGTCGAGACCCCCATGATGCAGGCCATTGCCGGCGGGGCCACGGCCAAGCCTTTCAAGACCCATCATAATGCCCTGGGCATGGATCTCTATCTGCGTATTGCTCCGGAGCTCTATCTGAAGCGGCTGCTGGTGGGTGGCTTTGAAAAGGTCTTCGAGATCAACCGCAATTTCAGAAACGAAGGGCTTTCCACCCGGCATAATCCGGAATTCACCATGCTTGAATTCTACCAGGCCTTTGCCACCTACGAAGATCTCATGGATCTCACCGAGGAGATGGTTTCCTACATCGCCGCCGAGGTCACCGGCTCCATGGTCGTGAGTTACCAGGGGCAGGAGGTGGATCTTTCCCCGCCCTGGAAGCGCTACACCATGGACGAGGCGATCATCGAGGTGGGCGGGGTTGACAAGGATATTCTCGCCGATCCGGCCCGCACCCGGCAGTTGCTTCTGGACAAGGGCATTACCCTTGAGCCGCTGGCAGGACACGGCAAGGCCAAGACCGAGCTCTTTGAACTGCTGGTGGAAGAAAGACTGGTCAATCCTACCTTCGTGACCCAGTATCCCACCGAGGTCTCGCCCCTGGCCCGCCGCAACGAGAATAATCCCGAGGTCACCGACCGTTTCGAGCTTTTCATGACCGGGCGGGAAATAGCCAATGCCTTCAGCGAGCTCAATGACCCCATTGATCAGAAACAACGGCTGCAAAAGCAGATTGATGAGCGGGGCAATGACGAGGAGATCTTTCCCGTGATGGACGAGGATTTTGTCCGCGCCCTGGAATACGGCATGCCCCCCGCGGCAGGGGAGGGAATCGGGATCGACCGGTTGGTGATGCTGCTGACCGACTCGCCCTCGATCCGCGACGTTATCCTCTTCCCGCATCTGCGGGCGGAGAACAAGTAA
- a CDS encoding lipoprotein-releasing ABC transporter permease subunit — MQFEWFVCLRYLKAKRKHGFISLISLISIAGVMVGVMALIVVLAVMTGFTSEFRDKILGINSHVVVQDYTGNIRGYEEVAAKIRAVEGVSGVTPYLYSQAMITSGEGGTGAVLRGLDPATAPGVLSLAKHLRSGSIAALSPVQTEGRALPGIILGKELAAQLHVSTHDRVRLISASGPLTPMGVIPKVSTCQVVGVFETGMYEYDSALAYVSLETAQRFFGLPGAVHGLEVKTVDLNAADQVAKRIEHALGPNFYAKDWMRMNRNIFSALALEKTALSVIMALVVMVAAFNIVSTLIMVVMEKNKDIAILKSMGATSGSIMRIFIYEGLVIGLVGTTLGVLGGLGLCAILSRYQFIKLPDVYPISTLPVLVLPSDVLLIALSATVITLLATLYPSWQAAKIDPAVALRYE, encoded by the coding sequence GTGCAATTTGAATGGTTTGTCTGCCTGCGATATCTTAAAGCCAAGCGCAAGCACGGCTTCATCTCGCTTATTTCGCTGATTTCCATTGCCGGGGTTATGGTCGGGGTTATGGCCCTTATCGTGGTGCTTGCCGTGATGACCGGTTTTACTTCCGAATTTCGCGACAAGATCCTCGGCATCAACTCCCATGTGGTGGTCCAGGATTATACCGGCAATATCCGGGGTTACGAGGAGGTTGCGGCAAAGATTCGCGCGGTGGAGGGGGTAAGCGGGGTCACCCCTTATCTCTACAGCCAGGCCATGATCACCAGCGGCGAGGGCGGAACCGGCGCGGTGTTGCGCGGTCTTGATCCTGCCACAGCCCCCGGCGTACTCAGTCTGGCAAAACATCTGCGGAGCGGTTCAATCGCCGCCTTGTCGCCGGTCCAGACGGAGGGGAGAGCATTGCCCGGGATCATCCTTGGCAAGGAGCTTGCCGCCCAGTTGCATGTCTCGACCCATGACCGGGTCAGGCTGATCTCGGCCTCAGGTCCTTTGACGCCCATGGGGGTAATCCCCAAGGTTTCCACCTGTCAGGTTGTTGGGGTTTTTGAAACAGGCATGTACGAGTATGATTCCGCCCTGGCCTATGTCTCCCTGGAAACGGCGCAACGTTTTTTTGGCCTGCCCGGCGCGGTGCATGGCTTGGAGGTGAAAACTGTTGATCTCAATGCGGCGGATCAGGTTGCCAAGCGGATCGAACATGCCCTGGGCCCAAATTTTTATGCCAAGGACTGGATGCGGATGAATCGGAACATCTTTTCCGCCCTTGCTCTGGAAAAAACAGCCCTCTCGGTGATCATGGCCCTGGTGGTGATGGTGGCCGCCTTCAATATCGTCAGCACCCTGATCATGGTGGTCATGGAAAAGAACAAGGACATCGCCATCCTGAAATCCATGGGCGCCACCTCCGGAAGCATCATGCGGATTTTTATCTACGAGGGTCTGGTTATCGGCCTTGTCGGCACTACGCTCGGGGTGCTGGGCGGCCTTGGTCTCTGCGCGATTCTCAGCCGGTATCAGTTTATCAAGCTGCCCGATGTGTATCCGATTTCCACCCTGCCGGTGCTGGTCCTGCCTTCGGATGTTCTTCTCATCGCCCTTTCCGCCACGGTTATTACTCTGCTGGCCACCCTGTATCCGTCCTGGCAGGCGGCCAAGATCGATCCTGCCGTGGCCCTGCGCTATGAATAG